GTCAGCACATACGTAGAGGAAATGGTATTTTAAACCGTAGACAACCACCTGAGACAAGTTGTAGGACTATATTTCGGGTATTTGCAAGTACGAGAAGAAATGTGGCCAAAGCGACAAGTATGAGGACCTGCAGTGAATTTTTCtctatctaaaaagacttatatttaggaagagGGAGTGGTATATATGAGCTCGGTTGCATGGAATCTTTATGGTCGAGAGAAAGAGACATAATCCGCGTCACTTCCATGATCCTCTACCCCCCTGCTTGCCTTTCTGGTCAGTGACATGAGGCATGCCTTTGTGACAAAGCTTCAGTCGGTTCGTCCCTTCCGTCAACCTCCTGCGCCGCATGCAGCGGATGCGTCGCGTACGACGACCTCCCGCGTCTCGCCCGTTTCCACCCTGCCCGATCTACGCggtaatgctacacgtacaaacaGTTTACAAGCTTTTACAGGGTGGATTAGTTTTCATTGACCAACAAATGAACGGGACGGTTCACCCTCCTGAAAAGAGTAATGCTAGAGCTACAAGCTTGTTTTACTGGGTTAATCGTACAGGCTGATGTGGAGCAAATTGATTAGCTTAGGATTAGCAGCAGGCCCCCACCCTCTGAAATCAGGGGGCAGGCGAATTAGCGAGAGAGGGTCCGTCACATACGCGTAAAACACCTGTACGTCTAGGATTATTGCTCCTGAAAATCAAGGGGAAGAAGTTTATGATTAGTTGTTAGATGAAAATAGTTTACACGCTTTTACAAATCTTTGTAAGTCTAGCATCGTCATCGATCGCAACCATCGATCGCAACCAAAAACCCACTTCGATACCTCACCTCACCTCACCTACCTCGGCCGCCCGTATATATGTCGAGAGAGACCTGGGCAATGGCGGCCACACCGATCGATCTCGTACTACGCCTTGACTACGGCTCGACCCGACAAGTAGCTGGGGTGAGGTGACGGCCGGTGAGCTAGCGCGCTAGCGGCTCACGCTCATCTCACTTCAGTCGTCGTCGGAGTCGAGCGGAGCAGagtcggtcggtcggtcggtcaTGGTCCTCATGGAGGCGCCGCTACTGGTGAAGAAGCCAGCGGAGGAGGACGCGATGGCGCCGAGGAGCTACGCCGAGGCGCGGGAGGCGTTGGTGCGGGAGGCGGAGCGGCTGTGGGCCATCGCGGCGCCCATCACCTTCAACATCCTCTGCCTCTACGGCGTCAACTCCGCCACGCAGCTCTTCGCCGGCCGCCTCGGCAACCTGcagctctccgccgccgccgtcggcctcTCCGTCGTCTCCAACTTCTCCTTCGGCTTCCTGCTCGGCATGGGCAGCGCGCTGGAGACGCTGTGCGGGCAGGCGTACGGGGCCGGCCAGCTGGGCGCGCTCGGCGTGTACATGCAGCGGTCGTGGATCATCCTCGCCGTCTCCGCCGTCCTGCTCTCCCCGCTCTACGTCTTCGCCACGCCCATCCTGCGCGCGCTCGGCCAGGACgacgccatcgccggcgccgcggGGGAGTTCACGCTCCGCATCCTCCCGCAGATGTTCTCGCTCGCGCTCACCTTCCCCACGCAGAAGTTCCTGCAGGCGCAGAGCAAGGTGATGGTGCTCGCCTGGATCAGCctcgccgcgctcgccgcgcacgtCGCCATGCTGTGCCTCTTCGTGTCGCGCCTCGGATGGgggctcgccggcgccgccgccgcctacgACGTCACCTCGTGGGGCATCGCCGTGGCGCAGGTGGTGTACGTGGTGCGGTGGTGCGGGGACGGCGGCGGGTGGGACGGCCTGTCGTGGAAGGCGTTCGAGGGGCTGTGGGCCTTCGCCAAGCTCTCGCTGACAGCCGCCGTGATGCTCTGCCTCGAGGTCTGGTACATGATGGTGCTCGTCGTCCTCACGGGCCACCTCGACGACGCGGAGATCGCCGTGGGCTCCGTGTCCATCTGCATGAACCTCAACGGGTGGGAGGCGATGCTGTTCATCGGGCTGAACGCGGCCATCAGCGTGCGCGTGTCCAACGAGCTGGgctccggccgtccccgggcgGCGAAGCACGCCGTGGCGTCGGTCATCCTGCAGTCCCTCCTCATCGGCCTGCTGGCCATGGCGCTCATCCTGGCCTACCGCAACAGCTTCGCGGCGCTCTTCACGGGGGACCGGGACATGCAGGCCGCCGTGGGGAAGGTGGCCTACCTGCTGGCGGTCACCATGGTGCTCAACAGCGTGCAGCCGGTGATCTCCGGGGTGGCCATCGGCGGCGGGTGGCAGGCGCTGGTGGCGTACATCAACCTGGGCTGCTACTACGCGTTCGGGCTCCCCCTCGGGTTCTGCCTCGGCTACCTCCTCCGGCTGGGGCCCCAGGGCATCTGGGCGGGGATGCTGTGCGGGACGGCGCTGCAGACGGCGGTCCTGCTCGCCGTCATCTGGAACACGGACTGGGAGgacgaggcggcgcaggcgagcgaACGGATCAGCGCGTGGGCCGGCGAGAGCAAGCAGCTGGTTCAggggggcgccggcgccggcgacgacggtgACCTCAAGGAAGCCTTCCGAGTGTGATCCGTCGGTGCGCGTAGAACGTCCAAGGAATGACAGCCATTGATTCCGGTGCGGGATTCATCAGATTAACGCGCACGACCAAACTACATGGAGCTTTGTGTTTTACCCCTCTGAGTGGAGAATTGCAGGAGAGGATTAACAGAGGAAATGTGGTGATTCATGGCTCTGTTTAAATCTTGCACTTTCTAACTCATTCTTCGTAAAACATAGTGCAAGTCGCTTGTCAATTTAATTTGTTGAAGTGTTTTTGATAGCAATAAGGTTTTTTTGCGAATAAAGCAATAAGAGTTTATTCCTCAGATGATCATAAATCGTTTAATTAGGGAACAAATCGTCTAAGAGCATCTACGGCCGGACTTTGCAAATCCAACCCCCTGTACGCCCGCGGGCGCGCGTGCCCGCGTGCACGGTCGGCCCCTCATATATTACACTACGCATCCACATACCTCAAATCCGGATCCTCAAATCCATGcaatccatgcacgtcgatcatacgaTACAAACTATCCGAATACCGAAGTTCCAAACAAAGCAATGCAaatcatagttcaacaacccggacaTGGCAAAACGAAATCAATGTCCGAGCGTGATGGATGGCCTCGGATCACTGGCCGGGCGCCTGCTCCAAGCGGAATGTGCCGTTCTCCAGGCGGAATGCGTCCTGCTCTGCCTGCATCCGCAGTGTGGGTCGGGCTGGACGACATCTCCGATGGTGGATCGGGACCGATGGTGCGGATTGGGAGCAAGGGTGGAGGACGCGAGGGTCCAGGCGCGAAAAAGggagggcggcgggaggaagaggaaaCTTTGGCGAATTTGATGCAATTTGGGGTGGGGTCGGGCTGTTGGGTCCGACATGGCAGGCGCTCGGGCGCCCCCATATATTTCTCATATTTGGGCAGGATATGAGGGGTCCCAGTCAGTTCGGGCGTTTGAGACCCGTTTAAGGGGCCGTCTGGGTCAAAAAACATGACCGAACAGTGATCAAGCGGCCCGTGAGGACGTATGAGGCAAGTTTGGGGCGCCCGGATGTAGATGCTCTCAAAGGCTAGAAGATATAGAAGAGTACCGGACAATTGCAGAAGAGGATTAACAGAGCAAATGTGGAGATTCATGGCTATGTTTAAATAAGGCTTCTCATCAGGAACCATATGACATGCATGCATGGATTAAATCTTGCACTTACTAACTCGTTCCTTTTTTGGTACTAAAACATGGTGCAAGTCGCTTGTCAGTTTtactttttgaaagcaataagagtttATTCCTCAGATGGTCGATACATCGTTTACAAGATTGGAAAGTAAAATTAGGGAACAAATTGTCTCAAAAGCTAGAAGATCTGAATTTGCTTCGCGGAAACGATGGGTGTAACTTTTGCAAATTCTAAAGAAAAACTTTGGAAGCACCTATGCATCAGGTGCCTGATTTTTGTTTACGCATCAGTCGtttgttttttgaacacaataCAATCAAAGTCCCTCACATACACAAGCATATACTCTtccctatgaacgcacgcacgcaAAACCCTACCCATATGAGCATCCCTAAAGAGTGAGCCGACATAACATCGTGAGATTGACGAAGCCATCACAGGCGCCTTGTAGTCAATTttaaacgtctcctcccactgaacaaaTATCgctgaaaattctgaaataaattcagaaaaatgcgagCAGCAATgtccaagtctaggacttgaactatGGCTGGTTGGAGATACTACTGTTCTCCTAGCCATGAAGCCATCCAACCAAGAATTGATTCACAGTCACTTTTTTCTCTATCCGTGAGATTTTGATCTAACACCAGCTGCTTCCTCTCTATGTACTAATTACCTGAAAACATATTACGTTTCGGTCACATTTTTGTCTTGTACGACGTGGATGCCCTATGCTTGTAAGTATATGAAacttcaaatatgaatccaacaatattTTGTCTTGTAAGTATATTTaacttaaataaaataaaataaaataaaataagagcaGTGATATTATCCTAAAAGAAGAAAACTTAAATCAAATGATGACAAAATTTTGCACACATATTAGACATAGCTTGCACTATTTTACAACATGCATGCATATAATAGTGTAACTCCAGACAGCAATATGTTTGTACATATATTGCGTAAAACTTGCTTGCATATGTCCATGCTGTACTAGGTGTTCATATAAAAGAAAAACAACGTCAAATGTTATTCGTCTCTCGACACGTTGAAAATGAATTGTATCTCATATTGGTGGCGTCCTCTCGCCCCATCTCACACATGTTTGCGCACGCGCCACACACACAAATGTATGCACGAGAAAAACTGTAGTAGTTTCTGGCTAAAGTATCAGCTACTAATTTTGCTCCGCGAAAGCAATGGGTATATGCAAGTTCTGCAAAATCCTTTGCCATGTACCTCTCTGCACTCTATTCTAGTTTTACCTCATATCCTAGCTCTCACCGGTTGATTTTCATGATGTTGCTTACACTTTATTACTCCATCCGGTTGATTACATTTCAATTCATATATAGTGATCTAAACGGTCTTATATTACCTTCCAGTTTACAGAGGGGCTGCACGCGAGTGAGAGCAATGGAAACGTGCAAAGCTAGGTGCATGCATGGGCAATCTTATATTTTAAACAAAATGTCCCACGGCCCCTCGTATATTTTAAACAAAATGTgtgcaagaaaaagaaaaaatactcCTTTGTATCAAGATATAGGATGTTTTTTGATATGCTCTCTTTGtatcaaaaaatgtcttatattttaaTATGGAGAAAGTACAACATTGTTGGTCTAGACAGCCATCGGGAAAAATTGAGGAAGAAAgaagaaactaaaaataaaagagagagaattCGCAGAGCATTCGTAAACTAACCCGGCTAGACCACTAGTATATAGCTAAATGTTCAACAAACACGGCGGTTTCCTTGCACTTTACTTTTTAAAATTGCAACCTGCATGGAGTTCTCTTTTTTTGTGTTTGCAATTTGTAACTCACTGGAAAATGGTAATCATTCGATTTTCAGGGAGAGGAAGAAGAACCGCGCACGGATCTCTGATGTTGAGATGGAGGCGACACAACCAGCCACAACATTCCCGGGTGGCCTCGCTAAGACCGTCGGACACGAGGACATCACAGATAGAGGAGAGGCATGGTTTGACGGATGTGGTGCAGGACGTGGTCGCCTGCAGCCAAAGACGGCGAAGAGCAGAAGGGGGAGGGTGGGGGGGTGTTAAATGGAAGGCTGAGGCGGCATCAACTCGGAGGAGGGGGTGGGTTACGTAGGCCGATGCAACAAGGTTTTGAATTGTCATATTCACTTGTCTATTTCTAATATTTTTGAACTTCTGTATTTGAAGCATGACATGCAATTGTGTTTAATTTGTTTATTTTGTATACTATTTATGGATTATAAATTTAATACTAGTGTGTATAAATTTGATTTACCTTTAATCTGCAATATGGCACTACACTAGTTGTTGTTGCTACTCTACTGTGTTCGAGGGAGTCCCAACGACATCTATATTGAACATCAAGGACATCTACTCGGTAATATTAGTGCTCATTAGCTTATTATCTAATATATTTGTTCAAAGGTCTCTAGAAAAAGTAGCTTATTACCTTGAACTAAATTATAGTTTCATCTCACACTAGCCAAATTATGTGTGAGAATTTCACAGCAATAATTGCGAACCACAAATCATGAGTAATAAAATCCTATCAATGAACTGACCAAAATCCATATTTTTGTACACCATCATTAATAAAACTAAAAATGACTTTTGTTGATGGATATCTTCGTCTACTAACCATGGATAACTAGTTAGGTTGGAATTGGAGGGGCTTGCCCCCTCCGCCACCTTATCAATATTTATTTACCTTGAGGTACATGTATCTTATAAACATCAATTATATTGATGATACATGCATGTGTTAGAGCATGTTTAGTAATATAGccaactgttggctatatgatgttgccacatCATCTATAGCCATCAATTATTGTCACTCATACATCAAGGTTCTAGGTTGGTTATAATATCAGtactttttcattttctctctatctctttTTTCACATTTATTGCATTTTGTCTAGGAGCACATGTATAGCTAGACTCTTGCATGACGGCCCACTCTCCTTACCTTTTCATTTCTCTCTTCTTCACACAGACAAAGTTGCCATGTAAGAGGGTTATAAGCCGAAAATTCGTTGGCGTGCCCGGGCTCGCTTGCTCGCGGTATCGACAGTCATCGACCAGCGTCGGGATACGGAGAGCGCGAGGTATTTTAGGGCGTTAATTAATGCGAGACGCGGGCTGCGAGAGACGACGTTTGTATGGTGCGGGAAGACGGCCGTCCAAGTAACAGCGGCGACGTTTTTATCCTGTAGCAAACCATCTTCGTATCGGAGGTGCAGTGCCGTTGGACCGAAAACGGGTGTGGTCGGTCTGCCAAGCCCAATTTAAGACCGCTGCCTCCCATCTACCGGTCTCAGACGAGTTGACATCTGGGGCGGAACTTTGATTGCAAAACGGGATTGGAATTCAGCCTCGTCTTGGTCAGCTTCATTCGCCATCGATGTCCCATCAGCTCTGCCTTCCACCGAGTCATGCAAGGATAGAGCCTCCACTTACACATGCATGCTTGTTTGTGCGTGATGAACAATGCAAACGGATGGTGAATGATCGAGCACTAGTGCATCTGAAACACACTTTCGTTTGAATTGCTGCAACACTTCATGAATCATCAGCCGACCCTCCGTTCATTTCAATTTTAAACAGCAACTCGTCCTCACCCACTATATGTCTGAATTCCATTTCGTTTCATGACACCTTACCCAACACATCAACAATTGAAAACTAGTCTGTTCTAACACATTGTCATGTGTATAAATTCCCACAGGCAGATAAATTCATGCAGACATAAGAGCATGATTGGTCGAATATTCACACGCGTGGACGAACTCACCTGACCATGGAATCGTGAACTGAAGTGTCGGTTCGCTAGGGGTTATGGCCTTATTTAATGCGTATACTATGGACCGAAGAGGCACCGTTAGTACGGCACAGAGCAACGGACGTCCATGCATCAGAGACGCTTTTTTCATTTTTATATATCGGCATATGCAAGGTACGTGTTCAAGGTGTGAACTGATGGTAATATTGAGCGGCCTTTTTTTTTCTTAATTCACGTACTTTTAAGTttgcatttttttttcaaatttgcattctttcttcaagTTTGCACAAGTTTTCAAATCCGcatacttttttcaaatccatgaactattTTAActgcatgaactttttttcaaacctGCGTATTTTTTCCGAATTTGCATACTTTCTCAGATCCGCATACCTTTTTTAAGTTctgtttttttaattcatgaatttTCCAAATAAAGTACGTGAATTTGAAAAAAGAATTTGAACTTGAAAAAAGTAcatggatttgaaaaagttcatgcatttgaaaaaaaaggTATGCGATTCTTTAAAAAAATACTCGGACTTGGAATAAGCACATGGATTTGGAAAGTATAGGGATTTTAAAAAACATGgatctgaaagaaaaaaaaactaggtGAATTTTGAAAGCTTGCGAAAACTTGGAAAATTAAGCGGATTTGAAAAAAGCATGCCAATTTAAAAACATTCACTAATTTGAAAATAATATGTGAATTGGAGTCAGCACAGTCAAAACCGGTGTGAAACTTGTCCGGTTTCAATAGTTGAGTGTGCAACTTGTCCGGTTTTGAAGTTACGGGACCAAATTTAAATCCGACAAAAGTTGAGGAACGAAAAATATAATTTTCTCTAATTATAATAAATAATATTTCTTGCAAAAAATATATGATAAATAGCATGTTGTACCGACGGAACATATGTGCATCTTCCGTTGCATGTCTTACCGTCTTCGTGCCGTCACGCTGAACGAAACCTGTCACCGTATGCTGCTGTGGATGCTGTGTATCCTtaaggctggtcacagtggggaggaacttaggagtaacatcacacactccaatacaactttgcttatgtggcacgtatttaatgaagagagaggtgtttgtggtaactagctaagttaccggaacatcacacattccaagaaacaatgagtctataacctaataaatacatcattgcatgacactacatagatgttcctacccactatggatgtagtaacatagtctagggatgtgtgaagttactagcttatgttcttgcccattgtgaccagcctaactgTTGTCCACACCCACATTTAATACATGTACCCACGTGTGATTGTTCCATTGGTGCGGCTAACAGGAGTAAGCGAGCTCGTGTGCTCTATTGCCACTCTCGGTTATAAGCGcgctattgtacttgctcttaagaCGTTATACACTAAACCATTGATTTGGTCTTATCTACTCATTTGATATGgaaacatcaaagatggatatctttgATTTGCATGAAACATCGGTTGCATGTTTCCAATGACTTTAATCAGCAACTACACATCCATTCCACATGGATTAAATTTAGCCATTATTAacttcttcatgcatttaataacctTTCATTTACACAAAgaaaaatttcttttttttttagGGTAACTATTGCCATCTTTATTTAAAATTCAAACTTCGGAATGTCATCCGCGACTACAGAAAGAACAAAGTCTGGGGGGACCCCCAACCACACCTTACATAATTCATCACCAACCCCTACTTTAGCTAATTTATGCGCGGCAATATTAGCAGACCGCCGGACCCATGAAATTTTGTGCTCGACGAACGACCCCAGCACGGCTTTCAACTCCTCAATCCAGGGACCGTTAGCCGACAGATTCCTCGCTGGATGTTTGAGCATATTCACCACGGCCTGGGCATCCATCTCCAAATGAACTCTTGTTGCGTTCATGTCTGCAGCTAACTGCAAAGCCCGTCGACACGCCAAGATCTCCGTTACTTCTGGATCCACAATGGTTGGGAAAAGATGACATGTAGCTGCCAGAAAGGCACCCTTGTGGTCTCTCAgaactgctcctcctcctcccttcgcCCCAGATTTTGAAACTGCTCCATCTGAGTTTACCTTAACCCATCCCTCGTCAGGAGGCTCACAGCGTTGCGCTTCTTGCCTAACAGGCAGACCCATCTTCCGTGGATGTATCTCCCTCCATTCCGTCATGTGGGCATAAATTGAGCTCATTATTTCATGTGCTATGGCGATCGGTTTACCATCCCTAGCATTATTCCGAGCGAGCCATAGCCCATAAAAGAATGCACCATAACCTCTCGATCTTCATCAGATGCCCCAGCAAACCAATCGAGGAGCCAGCGAGCTAGAGCGCTCTGGGAGTCCGTCGTGCACGGTGGGGTCGCCACCGCAACTCCCTTCTCTGAGCGAAAGAGCTGCCAGAACCTAACAGAATGTTGACATGTCCAAAACCGGTGATAGTTGGTTTCTTCTCTACCACAAGAAGTACAAAAAACACCAGGTTTTATCCGTCATCTGTGTAGTTCGAAACCCACAGCCAGCCCATTTTTGATCAAACGCCACACATGAATCTTCGCCTTAAATGGTGCACATGTGTCCCATAGCGCCATAAACCCCTTGTGAGCAGTCACCGTATCAGAGGACTCCGGCTGTCCGGTCCTCGTTCTTCCCATCCTCTTTCTCAGGTGGTAAGCAGATTTAACCGTAAAGCGACCGTTTTTTGTGTAGTTCCAAGCCATGTAGTCCTGTTCCTCCGGACCCCCAATAGCGATGTGTTTTATATCCGCCGCATCACTCGGACTAAACATGGCATCCACCATTGCATCATCCCATGACCGACCATCAGGGGTTAACAAATCTGACACCCTGGTTACACCGGGTATGAAGAGTTGGCCCAGTGGCTTCATACTTCCCTGCCTCGGAATCCAGTTATCGTGATGTATATTCACTTTCGAACCATCTCCAATTCGCCAGATTGTTCCTTCCCTTAGGAGATCTCTACCATGCAGCACACTGCGATAGGTATAAGATGCGTTGGAAGGGCATGTGGCTGTCATGATTGTTTGCTCCTTGAAGTAGCGGGCTTTGAGAACCCTTGCGCATAGCGAGGTTGGTTCTTGCAGAATTCTCCCCGCCTGTTTTGCAAGCAATGCTTGGTTGAAACCCTCCGGATCTCGAAAACCTAGACCCCCGTCTCTTTTTGCAGCACACATTTTTTGCCAAGAGATCCAATGTACTTTTCTTTCACCATTTGATTCACCCCACCAGAATTTTGAAGATATCGAAGTCAGATTCCCGCACATTTTCTTGGTGAGCTGAAAACAGCTCATGGTGAAGGTAGGTACAGCTTGGAGTCCGGATTTCACCAAAACCTCCTTCGCCGCTTTGGACAAACCTTGGCCCTTGTAGCCCCCCACTTTTGACTTGGCACTTTTCGTCACATACTTGAACGTGCCCTCCTTGGAACGACCAACCAGTGTTGGCAGCCCAAGATACCGTTCACTTAGAGCTTCCGAATCGATCCCAAGTGCAGCCTTCAGCTCTGCCTTTGTATCTTCCCCACACCCCTTGCCAAAAAATATTGAAGATTTCTGTAAATTCACCCGTTGCCCTGAAGCCGCTTCATAACTATTCAAAATCTCCTTTAAGGCCACCATATTGTCCCTCGATCCTTCCAAAAAAACTATGCTGTCGTCCGTAAACAGGAGGTGAGTAACatgggggccagtgctcccaaacGTCACCCCTTTGAACTTGGCGTCCTCTTGAGCCTTCCTCAACAACGCCGAGAACCCCTCCACACAAAAGAGGAAGAGGTATGAAGAGAGCGGGTCACCTTGCCTCAACCCCCGGGAGGGTGAAAACCTCCGAGAGCACGCACCATTCATCCTGACAGAAAAATTGGCAGTGGTAACACACCGCATGATCATCATAATCCATCGTGGTGCAAAACCAAACTGCTCCAACATCTGTTGCAAAAACACCCATTCCACCCTATCATACgccttcatcatgtccagtttTACCGCACACAACGGCTTCTTCCTTTTACTATTCCGTATTGCATGAACACACTCATAGGCAACAAGAACGTTGTCAGTGATGAGACGACCAGGTACAAACGCGCTTTGTTCCTCCAATATAAGAATGGGGAGAATGCCTTTCAATCTATTAGCCAAAACTTTGGTAGCAATTTTATAAAGCACGTTGCACAGACTAATTGGTCTAAACTGAGACAGCAACTCCGGTGAGTTGGTCTTGGGAATCATAACAATGACTGTATCGTTGAAATCCTCCGGGGCGGCCACGCCACCCAAAAAGTCCCTCACAGCCCGGCACACATCATCACAGACCTGCGGCCAGTGCCGCTGGTAAAAAAGAGCCGGGAGCCCGTCCGGCCCGGGCGCCTTTGTTGGCCCCATTTGGAAAAGAGCTGCACGTATCTCTTCATCAGTGATAGGAGCGGTGAGCACGTCATTCATATCCGGAGAGACCACTTGATGAATGTTCTGTAATAATGCATTGGCACCTGACGTACCATCAGACGTAAACAGCCCCTCGTAAAAACTTGTCGCCATCTCTCTCATCTGTTCATCAACCGTACACCTAGTTCCATCCTCTCTTCGTAGAGCTTTAATcgtgttctttctttttctgtggGTAGCACGGCTCTGAAAATATTTTGTGTTCTGATCGCCAGCACTCAACCAGTCGACTCGTGACCTCTGCTTGTACATGATCTCCTCCCGTGTATAGATTTCCTTTAGCTGCGCTTCAATCTCGCGAACCTCCAGTGAGTGTCCGGTCGAAAGAGCAGTCACCTTCACATCACTCAGCTGCCCCTTTAATTTTGCAATCTGCCTTCTGATCGAGCCAAAAACTTCCCGCGCCCACCTTTGCATCGCCCCTGTCGTGCCTCTGAGTCTTTGCCACACTGCAGCTAGACCCTGGTGCCCCGTTCGAGCAGTTTCCCACGCATCTTCAAACATTGCTTGGTATGTATCATGGCGAGTCCACGCTTCCTCAAAATGGAAGGCTCTATCTCTTGACCCATCTCGACGCGGAGCCGTCTCCAGCGCCCGGACCAGCAAAGCTTGGTGGTCAGACTCTTCGGTTACGGTGTTCAACTGATGTTTCTGGGAACATCCGTAAGAAAGAATCGGTACAAGTGGCTCGATCTAACCGCACTTGAATATTTTCCACACCATCCCGCTTATTATCCCATGTATATTGATAGCCCGAGAACCCCAAGTCTGCCAAACCACAATCAGCAAGACAGTCCCGAAAATCTTCCATTTGCATGAAAGGTCTTGGATTACCCCCAATCTGGTCAGAAAGAAACAAAGCCTCATTATAATCGCCCAAGCAAATCCACGGCAGATCATCTTGAGCCCTCAAGTATCTAAGAGCATCCCAAGATTTCTTGCGTAGTTCCGTTCGAGGTTTCCCATAGAATCCAGTGATCCTACAAGTTTTCTCTTCCCACATCACCTCTGCATCAATAAAGTACTGGCTCCACGGACGCACGGTAACTTGAAGATGATCTCTCCACCATAGAGCAAGACCCCCACTCTTCCCTTGACAGTCTACCGCTACTCCACGATTAAAGCCCAAGCTCCACTGGAGTCGCTCCATCGCTCTCGCCGTTTTTTTTAGTTTCACAAAGAAAAACCACCGCTGGGTTGTAGGACCGTATCAGGTCTCTCAGTTCGCCAACCGTCGAGTCCAACCCCAATCCTCGACAGTTCCAGGCCAAAAGATTCATGGCGTCCGGCGGCACCCCGACTTGGGGTCCGCCGATCCATCATTGATCTCGGAAATACGATCAAACACATTGGACGTTTTCTGCCTTGTATCACGGATAAAACCATCGTGTGA
Above is a window of Triticum aestivum cultivar Chinese Spring chromosome 6B, IWGSC CS RefSeq v2.1, whole genome shotgun sequence DNA encoding:
- the LOC123135113 gene encoding protein DETOXIFICATION 35-like, which gives rise to MVLMEAPLLVKKPAEEDAMAPRSYAEAREALVREAERLWAIAAPITFNILCLYGVNSATQLFAGRLGNLQLSAAAVGLSVVSNFSFGFLLGMGSALETLCGQAYGAGQLGALGVYMQRSWIILAVSAVLLSPLYVFATPILRALGQDDAIAGAAGEFTLRILPQMFSLALTFPTQKFLQAQSKVMVLAWISLAALAAHVAMLCLFVSRLGWGLAGAAAAYDVTSWGIAVAQVVYVVRWCGDGGGWDGLSWKAFEGLWAFAKLSLTAAVMLCLEVWYMMVLVVLTGHLDDAEIAVGSVSICMNLNGWEAMLFIGLNAAISVRVSNELGSGRPRAAKHAVASVILQSLLIGLLAMALILAYRNSFAALFTGDRDMQAAVGKVAYLLAVTMVLNSVQPVISGVAIGGGWQALVAYINLGCYYAFGLPLGFCLGYLLRLGPQGIWAGMLCGTALQTAVLLAVIWNTDWEDEAAQASERISAWAGESKQLVQGGAGAGDDGDLKEAFRV